In a genomic window of Candidatus Neomarinimicrobiota bacterium:
- the floA gene encoding flotillin-like protein FloA (flotillin-like protein involved in membrane lipid rafts) → MFTPFILLGIIVVFLGLLFYFVPLGLWLQAVVSLGIGRITIIDLIRMRLRKISPRLIVDGIINLHKAGLEYISTGMLETHYLAGGNVPNVAFSLIAADKAKIPLEFATSTAIDLAGRDIKVAVETSVYPKVIDAPATGTLAAVARDGIEVKARARVTVRTNIPGLVGGATDETIIARVGEGIVSAIGSSESYKDVLENPDSISKFVLDKGLDAGTAFEILSIDIADVDVGKNVGAHLQADQAEADLQVAQARAETRRAMAVAQEQEMVARVAEMRAKVVEAEAEVPKAMAQAFREGNLGIMDYYTMRNIQADTGMRESIAGSGEKGRPGSAEHPEEK, encoded by the coding sequence ATGTTTACACCATTCATTCTGTTAGGTATTATCGTTGTATTTCTGGGTCTGCTGTTCTATTTCGTGCCGCTCGGTTTGTGGTTGCAGGCTGTGGTTTCTCTAGGTATCGGCAGGATCACCATCATCGATCTCATCCGGATGCGATTGCGAAAGATTTCGCCGCGTCTGATTGTAGACGGAATCATCAACCTGCACAAGGCCGGTCTGGAATATATTTCCACTGGCATGCTGGAAACTCACTATCTTGCCGGCGGCAACGTTCCCAATGTGGCATTTTCACTCATAGCGGCGGACAAGGCCAAGATTCCTCTTGAATTCGCTACCTCTACTGCCATCGATCTTGCGGGCCGTGATATAAAGGTGGCCGTCGAGACTTCGGTTTACCCTAAGGTGATCGATGCTCCTGCCACGGGGACGTTGGCGGCTGTGGCCAGAGACGGCATTGAGGTAAAAGCGCGCGCGCGCGTCACTGTGCGGACGAATATTCCCGGCTTGGTGGGAGGCGCCACAGATGAGACCATCATCGCCCGCGTGGGTGAGGGCATTGTCAGTGCCATCGGTTCTTCCGAATCGTACAAAGATGTGCTGGAAAATCCCGACTCAATCTCCAAGTTTGTATTGGACAAAGGTCTTGATGCTGGAACAGCGTTCGAAATTCTTAGCATCGACATAGCTGATGTGGACGTGGGCAAGAATGTAGGTGCACACCTTCAAGCCGATCAGGCAGAGGCGGACCTGCAGGTAGCTCAGGCCCGTGCCGAGACACGCCGTGCCATGGCGGTAGCGCAGGAACAGGAGATGGTTGCCCGTGTTGCCGAGATGCGTGCTAAGGTGGTGGAGGCGGAAGCCGAAGTACCCAAAGCTATGGCGCAGGCTTTTCGCGAAGGCAATCTCGGTATCATGGACTATTACACTATGCGCAACATCCAGGCCGATACCGGTATGAGAGAATCCATAGCAGGAAGCGGTGAAAAGGGAAGACCGGGATCCGCCGAGCATCCTGAGGAGAAATAG